The Flavobacteriales bacterium region CTACCGGTAGGCCTGACAGAACTCGACCCTGCAGGTTTCAAGCTCTATCCCAATCCTACTGACGGACCTTTGGAGATCCGATCCAGCAATGGAGATCCACTTCAAGAATTATCCATATTCGACAACATAGGAAGGTTGATAGCTCGTGAAGGAAGACCTGCTCCATATATGGACCTCTCCTATCTTCCACCCGGTAATTACCTGGTAGAGATCGTGACCGCACAAGGTGTAGCACGGCAACGATTGATCATCAGATAAGTGACAGGCATGAGAACGATTGTACGACCTTCCCTCCTTCTGACCTTCTTCTTACTTCTTTTCCTATCACCTCTGAGTGAACTCATGGCCACACATCTGGTCGGGGGTAGCTTGAACTATGAGTACCTAGGGCAGAATGTGGACGGTACCTATCGGTACAGGGTCTATTCTGTGACCTACACCGATGTGGGACCTACTTCCAACTTCGATGATCCGGAAGATGAGATTCCTGTTGCGGTCTATGCCAATGACCTGCTGAATCCGGATGCCGACAAAATATTGATCACAGAATTCGACATGCCCCTGATATCGATCACAGAGGTCACCTTGGCCGGTGTCCCTTCTGGATGCACGGTAGGTGAAGATGTCACCATCGAGCGAGGAGACTATGAATTCCTGGTCGACCTTCCGTTGAATTTCGATGGATACTGGCTATACTATGATCGTTGCTGTAGGAACAATGCGGTAGTCAATCTCACGCCCCAACAAGGGGTAGGTTTCTCCACCTACATCCCTTCACCCATCGTGGAGAATAGCTCTCCTTTTTTCAATGTGGACCCGGTCCCATTCCTCTGTGCAGGAGATACGAGTTCCTTCCTGAATAGTGCCGTAGATCCAGATGGAGACCAGATGGTATTCTCTTTCATCACCCCATTTAGAGGATACAGTACCGATCTCGATCCGAATCCAGGAGCCTTTGGATATCCCAATCCCTTAGGATGGGAAGTACCCTCGGTAGACTATCAGAACAATTTTTCAAGCGCTGATCCCTTCGGGCCTGGTGGCTATGCCTTCATCAACGGTGCCACCGGATTGACAAGCTACATGGCACCCAATGCGGGTCAATATGCCGTGGCCGTAGAGATCAAAGAATACCGGAATGGGAATCTGATCGGCATCATTCGTAGAGACCTTCAGCTTGTAGTGATCAACTGCCCCCCCAATCCAGCACCGGATCTTTCAAATGTATCGGCCGGTAATGTAGGCCCCACCGAGTGGGAGATCGATGAGGGAGATACACTCTGTTTCCCGGTGGTTTTTGAAGATGGTAACGGGGATAGCTTGTTATTGACCGCATTCGGAGAAGTTTTCGATGGAGCCTTGGTCACACCTACCGCTTCCATCAACACACCACAGACCGGAGAAGGCACCGTACAAGCCGATTTCTGCTGGTTCACGGATTGTGACCTAGGTCGCGCTAATCCCTATTTCTTCGGTGTGACTGCATCGGATAATGGTTGTCCGCCAAAGAGTGCAAGTGAAGTCTATTCGATCGAGGTCATCCCATTCACAGGTTCGACCAGCATCGATGGAAACAGCACGCCCTGCGAGACTTCTACCGAAACCTATACGACCGATGTATTCGTGGATGGGGACTATGCATGGAGTGTATCCGGTGGAGTGATCCTTTCTGGCCAAGGGACCAATACTGTGACCGTGGATTGGGGTGATTCCGGTGCAGGTACACTTTCGGTCACCAGTACCAATTTCAGAGGCTGTGTAGGTGACCCCTTCGATCTGGATATCGCTATTCTGCCTTTGCCGGATATCGATGCCGGGCCGGATGTATCGTTCTGTCTAGGAGATACGATCAGCATCGGTGGTGCACCTACAGGACCAGCCGGTTCCATCTACGTGTGGGGACCCGATGAGGCCATTTCCGATATCAATGCCTCCAATCCGGATGTCTCACCTACGAGCAATATCAGCTACGAAGTGCAGGTCATCTCTGCCAATAGTTGTTCAGCACGGGATACCGTGGAAGTGACCGTAAACTCTACCTCTGCTGAGGCGCAAGGGGATGAAGAGATATGTGCTGAAGATGCAGCATTCCTGCAGGTCATAACACCTGCCGATGACATCCTCTGGACACCCGGTGCCGATCTCAATGACGATACGATAAGCAATCCGATCGCCAGTCCGGATATGACCACCACCTATCTCGTGCAAGTCACAGATGAGAACGGATGTATGGCTGAGGATTCCATTACGGTAACGGTCTACGAACTCCCCATTGCTGACGCGGGGATGAATGATAGCATCTGTGGATTCGACTATCCATTGCAGGCTATTCCGAGCATCGGGACCGGTCAATGGCAGGATCTAGGAGGTGGAGTCACCTTCATGGATGATACGGACCCCAATACCATGGTCACAGCCCCAAATACTGGATTCTTCGAATTGATCTGGATCGAGACCAATGTGATCTGTGAAGTAGAGGATACTGTGACCATCGAATTCATCGATCAGCCGCAAGCAGATGCCGGGGCAGACGGGAGTTCATGTGATCTGGAGTATACGCTTCAGGCCAGCCCGAGTATAGGCATGGGAGAATGGCTACCAACGACTGGAGTCACACTATCCGACTCCAATGACCCCAATGCCTTGCTCAATGCTGCGAGCTATGGGACCTATGTCATGGAATGGGTAGAAAGCAATCGAAGCTGTCGAGATACCGCTCAAGTCACCATAGACCTGGTAGAGCAACCGACTGCTGACGCAGGTATGGATGACATGATCTGTGGGGACGAGTACCCATTGAATGCGACACCGAGTGTCGGTGGGGGAACCTGGTCAGGACCTGCAGGCCTGTCTTTCAGCGATCCGAATGACGCCCAAGCCACGGCCATTACGACCATCTATGGACCTCAGACTTTGACCTGGACAGAAGACAATGGATTCGGTTGCACATCCTCAGCAAGCGTGGTGATAGAATTCAATGAGATCCCCATCTCGGACGCAGGGCCGGATGAC contains the following coding sequences:
- a CDS encoding T9SS type B sorting domain-containing protein; translation: MRTIVRPSLLLTFFLLLFLSPLSELMATHLVGGSLNYEYLGQNVDGTYRYRVYSVTYTDVGPTSNFDDPEDEIPVAVYANDLLNPDADKILITEFDMPLISITEVTLAGVPSGCTVGEDVTIERGDYEFLVDLPLNFDGYWLYYDRCCRNNAVVNLTPQQGVGFSTYIPSPIVENSSPFFNVDPVPFLCAGDTSSFLNSAVDPDGDQMVFSFITPFRGYSTDLDPNPGAFGYPNPLGWEVPSVDYQNNFSSADPFGPGGYAFINGATGLTSYMAPNAGQYAVAVEIKEYRNGNLIGIIRRDLQLVVINCPPNPAPDLSNVSAGNVGPTEWEIDEGDTLCFPVVFEDGNGDSLLLTAFGEVFDGALVTPTASINTPQTGEGTVQADFCWFTDCDLGRANPYFFGVTASDNGCPPKSASEVYSIEVIPFTGSTSIDGNSTPCETSTETYTTDVFVDGDYAWSVSGGVILSGQGTNTVTVDWGDSGAGTLSVTSTNFRGCVGDPFDLDIAILPLPDIDAGPDVSFCLGDTISIGGAPTGPAGSIYVWGPDEAISDINASNPDVSPTSNISYEVQVISANSCSARDTVEVTVNSTSAEAQGDEEICAEDAAFLQVITPADDILWTPGADLNDDTISNPIASPDMTTTYLVQVTDENGCMAEDSITVTVYELPIADAGMNDSICGFDYPLQAIPSIGTGQWQDLGGGVTFMDDTDPNTMVTAPNTGFFELIWIETNVICEVEDTVTIEFIDQPQADAGADGSSCDLEYTLQASPSIGMGEWLPTTGVTLSDSNDPNALLNAASYGTYVMEWVESNRSCRDTAQVTIDLVEQPTADAGMDDMICGDEYPLNATPSVGGGTWSGPAGLSFSDPNDAQATAITTIYGPQTLTWTEDNGFGCTSSASVVIEFNEIPISDAGPDDIACGLSYDLQANASAGSGIWVAPGGLTVTDITDPQSVVTADNYGTYTLTWTEDNAGCTDQDQVEITFSESPQADAGMDDTVCGDNYVLNATSSTGTGTWTAGPDVSFSDVNDPNALATSSLFGSQTLTWTEDNNGCIDQASIEVTFFEIPQADAGEDLALCGNEITLNASPSLGTGTWSGPAEVSFNDVNDPASTSTSTTPGSYILTWTEESNGCSASDDVLVEFLEVPVADAGEDELLCLNSSVQLQAQGGDEYLWTPDLDLDDPSIADPTASPTDTVTYTVTVSLDNGCSSTDELSIFVLDLPTVDAGSDVSYLCLGDSIQLQATPGFDAYTWAPDVGLSDPNIADPVAAPTIALEIEYVVLVEDENGCQNTDTVRVTVNPIVPTDAGPDTLICTGEPVVLGGDPTAPDGTEYAWTPTTAMNDSTLANPTVSPSETTTYTVFTDNSICSGQDEVTVIVEEIPTLDFQIEAEPGCDALRVRFNNLSDPELTYIWDLGDGTSSEEFSPVHAYEFNASYLITLTGQSELGCVYTRDEILDASDFESYFEIAVPNVFTPNGDGNNDVFDINLTGQVEDCFYMEIFNRWGQTMFLAAGNATRWDGFTRAGDPAAAGVYFYVIEFNGLSYKGSVQLIR